The Coffea eugenioides isolate CCC68of chromosome 8, Ceug_1.0, whole genome shotgun sequence genome has a segment encoding these proteins:
- the LOC113781350 gene encoding uncharacterized protein LOC113781350, with amino-acid sequence MALSISCCLNLPPPPSCTATSDQPLASKASHLAWPKNQKERSWKRKCLLGVATLLVGLEMSNLVVGEQEMALAWDLQQQEEMASKSVIKVQRWSDRRTCPSWHVNSLETIVPENLPRPSFRRRWENADFRRTESSRAAQLAAKVVTGPRSCFSL; translated from the exons ATGGCCCTTTCCATCAGTTGCTGCCTCAATCTTCCTCCTCCACCATCTTGTACTGCTACCTCTGATCAACCTTTGGCTTCAAAAGCATCCCATTTGGCCTG GCCTAAGAATCAGAAGGAAAGATCATGGAAGAGAAAGTGCTTGTTAGGGGTGGCAACCTTACTTGTAGGActagagatgagcaatttagtAGTAGGTGAACAAGAAATGGCTCTTGCTTGGGATCTACAGCAACAAGAAGAGATGGCGTCAAAATCAGTGATCAAAGTTCAGAGATGGAGTGACAGAAGAACATGCCCTTCTTGGCATGTGAACTCATTGGAAACTATTGTGCCTGAAAATCTGCCAAGGCCTTCGTTTCGTCGGAGATGGGAGAATGCTGATTTTCGAAGAACTGAATCTTCTCGAGCTGCCCAATTGGCAGCAAAAGTTGTAACTGGCCCCAGAAGTTGTTTCTCTTTATGA
- the LOC113780666 gene encoding uncharacterized protein LOC113780666, with translation MEGELTELLQKFSLAGNELAGAMLNPEDLNSEVRECEGSLIGRIMGEKVANFTGVKNFVAAAWSYPKNLTVMELGPNLYQFNIPNLEERDRIVEGGPWVIDNQVMILRMWSEEIEENYGAFATAPSWMQPWNLPVHWLTKEVGRKIGAVFKEVKEVIIPQSGGKEGRHLKILALVDLSTPLLRGTVVQTAGTFKWVVFKYERYPDFCYNCGVVGHSERSCKEQRVTMARLSENQYGPWIRAGSTISPSKERHLKADLNKDKRY, from the coding sequence ATGGAGGGTGAGTTGACCGAGCTGTTACAGAAATTTTCCTTAGCTGGAAATGAGCTTGCGGGAGCTATGTTGAATCCAGAGGATCTAAACAGTGAAGTTAGAGAATGTGAAGGAAGCTTGATAGGCAGAATTATGGGGGAAAAAGTAGCTAACTTTACAGGGGTGAAGAACTTTGTTGCCGCTGCTTGGAGCTACCCCAAAAACTTGACAGTCATGGAACTAGGGCCCAATTTATACCAGTTTAACATTCCTAATCTGGAAGAGAGAGATAGGATTGTGGAAGGGGGTCCGTGGGTGATAGATAATCAAGTGATGATTCTTAGGATGTGGTCAGAAGagattgaagaaaattatggagCTTTTGCTACAGCACCTTCGTGGATGCAACCATGGAACTTGCCAGTGCATTGGCTAACTAAAGAGGTGGGTAGGAAGATTGGAGCTGTGTTTAAAGAAGTGAAAGAGGTTATTATACCTCAGTCTGGGGGAAAAGAGGGTAGACATCTCAAAATCCTGGCCCTTGTAGACCTATCAACACCTCTCCTTAGAGGTACAGTAGTTCAAACAGCAGGAACATTTAAGTGGGTAGTTTTCAAGTATGAGAGATATCCAGACTTTTGTTATAATTGTGGTGTGGTAGGCCATAGTGAAAGATCTTGTAAAGAGCAGAGAGTTACGATGGCAAGGCTCTCAGAGAACCAATACGGCCCTTGGATAAGAGCAGGTAGTACCATAAGTCCTAGTAAGGAAAGACATTTGAAAGCTGATCTGAATAAGGACAAAAGATATTGA